Below is a genomic region from Xiphophorus hellerii strain 12219 chromosome 17, Xiphophorus_hellerii-4.1, whole genome shotgun sequence.
ACATGAGGACACTGCCATTGCCAACCAATGGAACCAATGAAGCCTTAAAATGTCCTAAGGTGACATTCTTTCCAATGACCAACAGGGGGAGTATGTAGACTGCTAAGAATCTCTGACGGTCTACATCCCCAAAGTGGGTCCTTGAGGTCCGGCATCCTGCGTGTTtaagttctctccctggtttaacgcacctggatccaatgatggctcattagaaggcctaagaagatcACTGACCTGCTGAGACGGTTGTTACTGCCACCatggagagaactaaaacgtgcaggatgccggccctcgaggaccaactttggggacccctggtctacaTACTGGTCATACTGGTGGATCCTGCTATGATTCCACCTTCTGCGCTCACAACCAATGCAAAGTCCTGACAGGAGCTCCACCAACATGGAGCCACAGTCACGATGGTGTTGTAACCACATGAGACCAGTGAGGCCAGTTCACCACAGCTTTATCTTCCCAGGTCAGAAGCTCCTCTAGAAAGTTCTGGATCTACCTACTAGATCCGTCTTAGTCAGATGAACCAAACATCCAGGTGAAGTGAACCTTTCTCCtctgcagaggaggaagtgTTTGAAGGGCTGATTCCACTAACTAAAGACCGCCTCTGCATACTGAGCTCCATCCAGAAATGATGACATCATATGAAACCACTAGAACCTGATTAGAATCTCTCAGCCATAGTGAGGAGCTCACTCTGTTTTTGATGCCCCATGAAGACTCTGCACCTTCCTCATGTGGCTGTTGGGTCTCTACCCACAGTGAAGTCAGCCATCCCCAACTAAAGCTACTGACAAAAGATAGTGATGGTGAAACTGCATACTGCCTCCAACCCTGTTTTACAAACAGGTAACATCAGAGTGCATACTTCGGTTTAATGGACGTTATCTTTGCTCTAGAAAAGCTCCTTCTGTCCTGTAACTGGTTTCCAGTGGGAACATGGCTTCCCACTGGAAACGAGACACGGTGTTCTTCTTTATAGTGACATTTATTCAGGCTCATTCTCATGATATCAGTGCAGCCTTTGCTGAGCATGTCTGAATGACACACAGAGATCAGGAGCACCATCAGGTTTCATCTCCACTAGCTGCACTAAGGTGCTCTGAGCAGGTTCTCGTTTATCAGCCATTCTTGGCTGCAGAAAGAAGCAAAGCCATGGCCATACCTGGTCCCTTAGGACGCCAGCTCCTCCCACCAGCACCAAATCAACGCCACTATAACAATCAATCCTATGAACGGGATGGAGAGGACGGGGGGCTCTGAAGGACGGGTGCAGTTCTGGGAAGAAGACAGGGTGGGGTGTAGAGGGAGGAGGggagaggagaaaataaaagcagaaaataatctAAGTACTAACATGAGAAGGTGTGACAGGGAGAATATCGACAGGgactaaataaaatgtgactggatgaacagagagagagatttaAAGACTGGTAGGTCAAGCATAACAGAATTTTATAGTTAACAGTATAAAATTCATATTAAACAGATCTGACGATGCTCAGTCGAACACATGCAGACAAACAGATGGACAAGAGATAACTGAAGCATGCTCAAAGGCAAAATGCTCAGCCAACATGCTAACGCTCTGTCACTGTGACGGTCTAAGGAGCATCTGTAGGGTCACACTGGGGCCATGAAGGGTTGGACGGACTGGTTTACCCACCACGAGCCACAGAGTTAGAACAAAATAAGGGAACACTTTGATAAAGATGGATGAAGGAGGAAAGAAGCTGCTATGCAAAACTCCCAAACCAAACCAAGAACAGGTCCAAGACCAAGAACCTGACATTTGCTTTTGTTCAGAAGGTGCTTCGTGTTTTACCTGCAGGGGGAGCCAAAGACATTAAATTACAGCTACATGTTCAAATGTTAGAACTAGGAGACtgtagagcacaggtgtcaaagtccagtcctcaagggccggtctcctgcagtttttagatgtgccataggtacaaaacgctggaatgaaatgggttaattacctcctcctgtgtagatcagttctccagagccttgctaatgacctaattattctattcagctgtggtgcagcagaggcacatctaaaagttgcaggacagcggcccttgaggactggagtttgacacccctgctgtagagATAGAATCCCTTCATGTTTGGACTTAGAACCATCTGTCATGAGGAACAACCCAGGGCAGGTACCTAGCTACCAGGGGTTAGCATTAGAGCCAATGAAGTACTGTCCAATAGCTTTGATCAATCTCTGCACTGAGGTCAACAAGATAAGAAAAGTGAAGTTCTACCAGAGGCAAAAGCTTCAACCTACACACCAAGATGAGAACCAAAGACGAGTGAAGGTCCGACTGTCAGTCGTGAAACGTTGAAATGTTCACCACAGATGAAGACACCCCCAATCTGTTCACTGTGAAGGTAATGAGATTGTCTTTGTGCGATATGTTGTTTCTGTGATCCTTTCTGAGACGGATCCTACGAGCCAGGACTGGCTAGACAtcaggtcagaaccagaacagcttTCAGATTAAAACCATGGACTGGATGATTCCACTCAGGATCCTGATCCACCAGAATAGAAAAGCAGTGTGACTGAACTCTCATGAACATTCAAATCTCCCAGGCAATGATTGGTAGCCAGGGCcacagaattgttttttttctattattattttttggatttagTGGCCTTTATTTCACAGTAgattgacaggaaagagggttgagagagagggggaagacatgcgacaaaggTCAACGGGCCGGGACTCAAACTCCTGATGACCTCCCAACATGGGTCACGGACTCCGCCGCACTCGGTCTGCCCTGCAAACCACTTCTGTTCCAATAACGGTTTTACTTTGATGCAGATTCAGACTGAAGTCACCCAAGACCTTCAGAGAGGACCATCAGAAGTgttcacatttaatttaaattcacaGATTGATCTCAACTTGTTCAGTGAACTGTTTTTAAGAGTCCCAATACAGTTAGGTGTCAGCTCACCGCAGTACCTGGTCAAGTTCCTGAAACCATGAACCAGCCAGACCAGCTGGTGCTGTCCAGGTTTAGGTCTGGACCCTACGATGGGTCAGAAATCACAATTTCAAGCTCAGAAGTCATTTTAGTTCTAAATTGACTAAAGAAATGACACGTCTGCTTCAGCCAGATCTAGTCTGAATTAATGGATCTCCTTAATAGACTGCAGAGCAGATGAAGCAGCAGGAACGTCTGTCtcacataaagaaaacaaacttcaagTTTCTATCAGATCTGGTGAACCAGGATGCAGCCGTACTGGGATCCCCTTTCAGCTGGAAGGCTGCTGGTTTGATCTTTTGCTTACTACAATCCCCATAGTCATGAGCCCTTGAGCAAACTTTTGGGTCATGTGACACCCTCTCTGGGGTTCCTCATCAACATGTAGACGGTCTCCATCAGTCAGTTTAGCAGACACCGAGGCAGACACatggagaaaacaaatgttctcAAAAATGTTAAGAAGCTTGCAACTAAAAGTTTAAAGGCCTGCTGCAGAGTTATCAGCCAGCATGCACACACATGGACAGTAGTCATGGCAACAGAGGGCTGGACTCTCAAGGCATCTGAGGTTTCACCTAGCAGATCTTTGTTCTTACCTTGGAGGGAACCTGGTGTTCCTCACTGACTACTTCAGAAACCCTGAGCTGTCTGACTTTCAAAGCAGGACCACCCAGCTCCCACTGACCTTCTGACCTCTTACCTGCAACTTTCGTCccagcagctcctgcagctCCGCCTTGcagctctgcagctgcagctggagagcTGCTCGCTCCCGCTGGCTGCCTTcgtgcagctgctgcagctcctccagctccttcttTAGACCTTCACACTGACACAGGGAACATCCACGCCTGGTGTTCATCAGACAGCAGTGGCAGGCTGGTATTAATGACACCATAACTTACAACTGAGTTTAACCACCGGATAAAAAGCAACCAGCTGATCCCGAAAATAGCAAACATTTATACGAATCTACTGAAAACCAGAGAGCAGGAAGCAACGGGAGCTAAACCCGATACCTCCAGCTGGACCTTGAGAGCCAACTCTTCTGCCATTCTCAGCTGGACCTTCAGGGTCCTGATTTCATCCTGGACCGCTGACGAGTCCAGATTCTGCAGTCCGGGTTTGGACTGGGACAGAGTGATGTAGGAATCCGCCTTTAGCTGAACCTCCTCCTCAGTTTGGCCCTCGACTCTGACTTCCAGGTACGAGTCACCACACCTGAGACAACCAGGGAAGAAGGGTGAGAACATTCAGCTGATCCAGTCCTTCGCCGCctaccagaaccagcagcaatGTTTCAGTCTTAGTGCTGAACATTGGACCGGAACCACTCACATGTCTCGTTGCTGCAGCAGTTGCTCCAACTTGTTGCTCAACTCCCTGTTGTTGCTGCTCAGAGTCTGACGCTCATCGGTCAGAGAAATGACCTCTTCCTGCAGCTGAGTCACATCACCTGAACACAGCACCGCCCATCAATCAGCAGATTCCTGACTGGTCCCGACACGAGGCCGCGTTGCTAGGTTACCTGACCGGGCCGTGCGGCGGCTCTTCATGCTCAGCTCGGCTCTCAGCGAGGTGACCTCCAGCTCGTACTCGGCCGCCGTGGCGTGCAGGTGCTGCAGCTCCACCCGCAG
It encodes:
- the LOC116736569 gene encoding coiled-coil domain-containing protein 136 isoform X3, with translation MLADTLTAKERESMEEKEEPEGDGEKGQQEEEMEVKERESEEEDQEEEEDLEELRAQVLQLLLELDETREVSQRHEESFMELQGLLDEERLASAHQAESFTRQIQRLQAQLRSAQEEMSSLEEEKEKESELVEVQQELRSAQEEVLVLQQAAEEAAAERENDIASLQEELCRLRVELQHLHATAAEYELEVTSLRAELSMKSRRTARSGDVTQLQEEVISLTDERQTLSSNNRELSNKLEQLLQQRDMCGDSYLEVRVEGQTEEEVQLKADSYITLSQSKPGLQNLDSSAVQDEIRTLKVQLRMAEELALKVQLECEGLKKELEELQQLHEGSQRERAALQLQLQSCKAELQELLGRKLQNCTRPSEPPVLSIPFIGLIVIVALIWCWWEELAS
- the LOC116736569 gene encoding coiled-coil domain-containing protein 136 isoform X1 encodes the protein MDGFRLPPVIEEVLDPSDELCELKEDKPGMLADTLTAKERESMEEKEEPEGDGEKGQQEEEMEVKERESEEEDQEEEEDLEELRAQVLQLLLELDETREVSQRHEESFMELQGLLDEERLASAHQAESFTRQIQRLQAQLRSAQEEMSSLEEEKEKESELVEVQQELRSAQEEVLVLQQAAEEAAAERENDIASLQEELCRLRVELQHLHATAAEYELEVTSLRAELSMKSRRTARSGDVTQLQEEVISLTDERQTLSSNNRELSNKLEQLLQQRDMCGDSYLEVRVEGQTEEEVQLKADSYITLSQSKPGLQNLDSSAVQDEIRTLKVQLRMAEELALKVQLECEGLKKELEELQQLHEGSQRERAALQLQLQSCKAELQELLGRKLQNCTRPSEPPVLSIPFIGLIVIVALIWCWWEELAS